From Anopheles darlingi chromosome 2, idAnoDarlMG_H_01, whole genome shotgun sequence, the proteins below share one genomic window:
- the LOC125959779 gene encoding hemicentin-1-like, producing the protein MTQAASARPTHRKCKCNTMNANLPLIAAFINFIVICFADSLSPEMQMYWENHMVQPYFDNTTKREVTAIAGQTCQLHCRVKSLGDRAVSWIRKRDLHILTVGILTYTNDQRFQSLHTDGSDEWTLRITSPQARDSGVYECQVSTEPKISQAFRVNVVVSKANILGNAELFVKSGSDINLTCVALQSPQPPSFIYWYKGGRVINYSQRGGISVLTEQQTRTSRLLIARASPSDSGNYTCAPSNSDSASVVVHVIKGEHPAAMQHGINGASMTRSSAYTVVAIVSACVQLCLLATHALAAEVSASPVAGPVR; encoded by the exons ATGACGCAAGCCGCCAGTGCTCGACCAACACATAGGAAGTGCAAATGCAACACCATGAACGCAAATCTGCCGCTTATTGCAGCGTTTATCAATTTTATCGTCATTTGCTTTGCAG ACAGTCTCAGCCCCGAGATGCAGATGTACTGGGAGAATCACATGGTGCAGCCGTACTTCGATAACACGACCAAGCGGGAGGTGACGGCCATCGCTGGACAAACCTGCCAACTGCACTGTCGCGTGAAAAGCTTGGGCGATCGAGCG gtTTCGTGGATTCGCAAACGTGACCTGCACATACTGACGGTCGGGATACTAACCTACACCAACGACCAGCGGTTCCAGTCGCTACACACGGACGGCAGCGACGAGTGGACGCTTCGAATAACATCGCCCCAGGCGCGCGACTCGGGCGTGTACGAGTGTCAGGTATCGACCGAGCCCAAAATCAGCCAAGCGTTTCGTGTGAACGTTGTCG TATCGAAAGCAAACATCCTGGGCAACGCGGAACTGTTCGTCAAGAGTGGCAGTGACATTAACCTGACCTGTGTCGCATTACAGTCACCTCAGCCACCATCGTTCATCTACTGGTACAAGGGTGGCCGTGTCATCAACTACTCGCAGCGGGGCGGTATTAGCGTCCTGACGGAGCAGCAAACCCGCACCAGCCGGTTGCTAATCGCCCGCGCCTCACCCTCCGACTCGGGCAACTACACTTGCGCACCGAGTAATTCCG ATTCGGCCAGTGTCGTGGTGCACGTCATCAAAGGGGAACATCCGGCAGCGATGCAGCATGGCATAAATGGTGCTAGCATGACCCGCTCATCAGCATAT ACAGTTGTAGCGATAGTATCGGCATGTGTGCAGCTGTGTCTACTGGCCACGCATGCACTGGCAGCGGAAGTATCAGCATCGCCCGTAGCAGGACCAGTGCGATAG